The segment AGACTTAGTACAATTATTACTTAAAAAAGGAGCAAATATTACTCTCAAAAACAAATACGGAGATACTCCTCTTATAATTGCTGCTACAAATGATATAAACATAGTAAATATGTTAATTACCTATGGAGCAAATATATCAGACACAAATTACCATAAAGAAACAGTATTGTATATTGCTCATTCACATAATATTATTAAGAATATTGATCAACTTAACTATTGCCAATATGATCATGTTGATAATTATATTGGTTGGTGCATCGGAAATGGCGCTGAGATCAATACAAGAAATACTAATAAACTTAGGCCTGTAGATGTGGCTGAAAATCTCTATAATTATGCACTTAAACATTCTATTAATGAAGAAGTTACGCATAAAGAAAAAATATATTACCTATTTTTAAATCATACACCCTATTGTTTTGATGCAATTGTATATTCATTATTACGTAGAACTGTAGATAATTATGATGTTATTAAAATAATCATGGGCTATTATAAAGCATTGACCATTGATAGAGAAATTGCCATGAATATTAATCGTGATGCTGATTTTTATGATTATTCGATGCAAAAAATAAAAAAAGAACAATTTAGAAATGATTTACTTAAACAAATATGTGAAAAAAGTGGATATTATAATCCCCACAAAGCATTGCCTATTATGTAGTTAAACCTATTCATATCTGCTTTTTATCTACACGCTAAATCAGTTGTTAAAAACTGTTGTAAAAAGGTAATTCGTTCCACACTTTTATTGTTTTTTATACTCATTGCAACAGCACGCGGTTGGCCTATAATTATGCATAATTTTTTTGCACGTGTAACAGCCGTATATAATAAATTTCTTTGTAACATCATAAAATGCTGCATAAAAATAGGAATAATAACCGCAGAAAACTCCGATCCCTGACTTTTATGAATAGAAACTGCATAGGCATGAACAAGTTCATTAAGATCTGATAGTTCATAATCAATAAGAATTTCAGCAAAACGTACGTGAATCATTTTATCTTGTACATTAACTGTTTCAATAACACCAATATCACCATTAAAAACATTTTTATCATAATTATTACGCAGCTGCATAACTCGATCATTAACCTGAAATTGAACTCCGGCATAGGTTATACAAACTTCTTCATTATTTTTATTTAATAGTTTTTGTAGATCATGATTTAATTTTTGCGTACCAACAACACCGCGATGCATTGGTGTTAATACAATTGAATCATCCTTAAAAATACCGTAATGACGCAACGCTTTAGCATAAATAGCTTCTAAATGTAATGGTACATTTTCTGGGTTCTCTTCCTTAATAAAAATAAAATCTTTTCGCGAATTTTCATGCTCAGATAAGGGAAATTCACCATTATTAATACGATGAGCATTAATAACAATAAGACTATTTTGTGCTTGTCTAAATATATGTTGAAGACTAACTGTTACAATTTTTTTGCTTGCAATCATATCATGCAAAAAATTACCTGCACCAACTGATGGCAATTGATCAACATCGCCAATCAAAATAAGATGCGCTGATAATGGTAATGCTTTAAAAAGAGCATTTGCAAGAAATACATCGATCATTGATGCTTCATCAATAATAAGAAAATCTACCGGAAGTGCATTGCTTTCATTATGCCTAAAGCTCATAGTCGTCACATCAAAATCAAGCAAACGATGAATAGTGCTAGCGTGCCGACCAGTTCCTTCAGTAATGCGTTTTGCTGCTCTTCCCGTTGGTGCTGCCAAAGCATATTTAACGCGCTGCATATCAAGTATCATCAATAATTTTTTTATTAGTGTTGTTTTACCCGTTCCTGGTCCACCCGTAATAATAGTAACTTTATGTTGTAAACAAGCTAAAATGCCTTCTTGTTGTTGTTCATTAAGCATAATAGATTGGTTTGACGCATTTTCTTGTAACATTTTTTGAATGTGTATGATATCAAATACATGACTAGCAGGGAAGGTATGTAACTTATCAATTTTATGAGCAATTGATTTTTCAGAAAAATAAAATGATGGTAATGTAATAAAATGAATGTCATTATATGTTAACAGCTTTATTTTATCTGCATTATATAAATCATGAAGAGCAGCTTTTATAATAGGTTGTGTACTTTCAGGTTCAAGCTCAAGAAGCTTTACTGTTTCTTCTTTAAGTTCTTCAAGTTGTATATATAAATTACCATCATTGGTTGTTGTTTGAATAACATGTAGAATTGCAGCAGTAATTCGTTGTTTACAATCAGCTGCAACACCACTTTTTTGTGCAATCTGATCAGCAGTTTTAAAACCAATGCCCCAAATATCTTCAGCTAAACGGTATGGATTTTTTTCAATAATGGCAATTGATTGATCTTTATATCGTTTATAAATTTTTACTGCATATGTGGCAGATATACCTTTATTTTGTAAAAAGACCATAATATTGGAAATTTCTTTTTGATCTTTCCATGCAGTAACAATTTTTTCAATACGTTTTGCTCCAATACCAGGAATTTCACGTAGACGTTCTGGGTTTTTATCAATGATTTCAAGAACTTTCTCACCAAATATTTCTACTAATTTATCCCCATATACCGGACCAATCCCTTTAATAAGACCTGAGCCCAAATATTTTTTGAGACCAAGAATAGATGTAGGTGCCTGTTTTTCACATGATTGTGCATCAAATTGTTTTCCAAATTTTTGATGCATATTCCAAACACCACGCAAGAGAACTTGCTCGCCGGCAACAAGAGTGGGGACATATCCCTTGACTGTAACGCTATTTTTTACATTTACCTGTACGACAAAAACAGCAAATCCATTTTCTATATTTTGGTAAATAATATGATCAACAATACCATGTAAATTTTCAATTTCAAGCATAAGAGTACGTATGTTTTATATATTCTTTTAATAAAGGAACAATCACATCAGGAACAATTTCATGCATAGCGATTGAATCAAGGTATCGTTCCTTAAGATATTTGAGAAACTCGACTTCATTAATCTGTTCGCTTTTTATATGCACTTTTTTCAGAACAATTGGCAAAATTACTTTCACTGCACCCCATTTAGCTACACGATCCTTGAATTGTGTTTCGGCTTTAGGACAACTATGGGTTAAATCGGATAAAAAATTAATTAAATCAGTTAAAAAATAATAATAATGACCAAAGCTTGTAATCTGTCGTTCAAACATGGTTGATTCATGTCCTTCTTTAGTCTTAGCCCATTCTAATAATAAGCTATCATGACGATTGCGCTTTTGGCAGTCTTCTTGAATTAATACAACCATAACAGATTTTGCACCACGGCCACTTTCTATAAATTCATTTGATTGAATAATAAAATCAGCTTTAGCATGCACTAACAGCTCTTCTAGCATCGCCAAAACTTCTTCAAGTTTTGCCTTAGTTTCCTTGTTTTTTTCTTTATTAATTAGAGCAGATGTTTCTTGTTCAATACGTGCAAGTGATTCTATCGTGTGCCATTTGCCATCAAATAAATATTTACCTTTACGTTGATTGTTAGAAAGTTGGTCACCAAGAATAAATGTAAGAAGCGTTCGACGAAACTTTCTAATAAATTCAATTTTGTCTGCATTAATTAGCGTGCCATCTGCAATTTTAATTACTGGTGATTCCAAGGTGATCATTTGATCTGCTGCAGGCATTATATATGAAGCAATAGACAGTAATAATACCAATATTATTCTTTTCAAATGATACTCCTTATAAACAGATTTAAGCATTTTATACCTTATTTGTTTTACCATAATAGATACTAATTTTAAAAGCTTGATTCAAAATTAAGAGAAAGTGAGAAATCTTGACCAAGACCTTTTGTATTAAGTACCGCATCAGCATTAATTGAAAAGAACCAGTTACTCCTATATGTTTTATGCTTAAAAACTAGACCTCCAAAAATTTTGCTTTGTTGCGCAACAGGCTGTTTTGCTTTAGGGATATCAATTTCCTGCAATGTTTTTGCTGAAGCATTGATTGATGATAGCCTAGCTTTATTTTGTAACCAAAAATCCGTTCCAAGATTCCATCCAAATCGCTCCCCTTTATAATATGCACCACTCGACCAACGAAAAATAACTCCGGGAATAACACGGGTATTAAATGCACGTAAAAAAAGCCGTGAAATAGCTTGTTCCTTAAGGAATTGAACATTTTCAGCTGCGAAATCAAGATCTTCGAAATTATGATTAGAAAAAGCAGCTTCATTAATCTTATTAATGTAAAATCGTTTTTCCGTTGCAGGAAAAAACAATTCTAAAGAAACACGATTAG is part of the Candidatus Babeliales bacterium genome and harbors:
- a CDS encoding ATP-dependent RecD-like DNA helicase, yielding MLEIENLHGIVDHIIYQNIENGFAVFVVQVNVKNSVTVKGYVPTLVAGEQVLLRGVWNMHQKFGKQFDAQSCEKQAPTSILGLKKYLGSGLIKGIGPVYGDKLVEIFGEKVLEIIDKNPERLREIPGIGAKRIEKIVTAWKDQKEISNIMVFLQNKGISATYAVKIYKRYKDQSIAIIEKNPYRLAEDIWGIGFKTADQIAQKSGVAADCKQRITAAILHVIQTTTNDGNLYIQLEELKEETVKLLELEPESTQPIIKAALHDLYNADKIKLLTYNDIHFITLPSFYFSEKSIAHKIDKLHTFPASHVFDIIHIQKMLQENASNQSIMLNEQQQEGILACLQHKVTIITGGPGTGKTTLIKKLLMILDMQRVKYALAAPTGRAAKRITEGTGRHASTIHRLLDFDVTTMSFRHNESNALPVDFLIIDEASMIDVFLANALFKALPLSAHLILIGDVDQLPSVGAGNFLHDMIASKKIVTVSLQHIFRQAQNSLIVINAHRINNGEFPLSEHENSRKDFIFIKEENPENVPLHLEAIYAKALRHYGIFKDDSIVLTPMHRGVVGTQKLNHDLQKLLNKNNEEVCITYAGVQFQVNDRVMQLRNNYDKNVFNGDIGVIETVNVQDKMIHVRFAEILIDYELSDLNELVHAYAVSIHKSQGSEFSAVIIPIFMQHFMMLQRNLLYTAVTRAKKLCIIIGQPRAVAMSIKNNKSVERITFLQQFLTTDLACR
- a CDS encoding ankyrin repeat domain-containing protein, encoding DLVQLLLKKGANITLKNKYGDTPLIIAATNDINIVNMLITYGANISDTNYHKETVLYIAHSHNIIKNIDQLNYCQYDHVDNYIGWCIGNGAEINTRNTNKLRPVDVAENLYNYALKHSINEEVTHKEKIYYLFLNHTPYCFDAIVYSLLRRTVDNYDVIKIIMGYYKALTIDREIAMNINRDADFYDYSMQKIKKEQFRNDLLKQICEKSGYYNPHKALPIM